The stretch of DNA CCTCAGGCTCGACACCGTTCGCACCCGCCGTCGGAGCGAACGCTATCTCTGTCATGCGCGCCGGATTCATCGTTGGCCTGCTCGGCCTCGCCGGAGCCATCTTACAGGGCGCAAACGTCTCAGAGGCCGTTGGCAGAGAGCTCATTACGGGCGTCTCGCTGTCGCCACTCGCGGCGACGGTTGCCTTGCTCACCGCCGCGACGCTCGTCGCAATCGGTGTGTTCGCGGGATACCCCATCGCCACCGCATTCACCGTGACCGGCGCGGTTGTCGGCGTGGGCCTCGCCGCGGGCGGGAATCCTGCGTGGGCGAAGTACCAGCAGATAACCATCCTCTGGGTGCTCGTGCCCTTTGTCGGCGGCGGGACGGCCTACGCCACCGCACGCCTGCTCAGAAGTCCGAACGTCAACGAAGAACTTGCCGTCCCCGCACTCGCCGGCCTCATCGGCCTCATCCTCGCGAACGTCGAGTTCGCCATCTTCGGCCCACCGGGATTCGGCGACTCCTTTGCGGCACTGATGGCAAAGCAGGCGTCAAGCCCGCCGATTTTCGGCATCCCACTCATTCACATTCTCGTCTCGCTGGCCGTGGCGCTCACCGTGGCACTGTTGCTCGCCCGCGACATTCGTGGGAACAAAGCGCGCGGCCAGCGCCACTTCCTGCTCGCTCTCGGCGGTCTGGTCGCCTTCTCGGCCGGCGGCAGTCAGGTTGGCCTCGCCATCGGCCCGATGCTTCCGCTGCTCGAACCCTACACGATTCCGCTCACGGCAACGCTCGTCGGCGGCGGGTGTGGCCTCTTACTTGGCAGTTGGACCGGCGCGCCGCGTATGATAAAGGCGCTCGCCCAAGACTACTCCTCGCTCGGGCCGCGGCGGTCGATTGCCGCGCTCATCCCGTCGTTTGCGATTGCCCAAGTTGCGGTGTTCCTCGGCGTCCCCGTCTCGTTCAACGAAATCATCGTGAGTGCCATTATCGGCAGCGGCTATGCGGCACAAAACGCCGGTGTCAGCCGGAAGAAAATGGTGTTTACCGTCCTCGCGTGGATTGGGTCGCTCGCCCTCGCCCTCGGCGTGGGCTACGGGCTGTTTTCCGCCGTTTCGAGCCTATGAGGAGACTTCTTCGGGGTCTGTCTCTTCGAGTTCTTCGTCCGGCGTAATCGAGACGCGCGCTTTCATGATGCGGGTGTTCTCGACCTTCTCAACTTGGATGCGGACGCCGTCGTAGGTGATGACCTCACCCTCTTCGACGAGCCGACCCACGCGGTTGAAGATGAACCCGGCGATGGTCTCGAACTCCTCGCCTTCAGGCAGGTCAATTTCGAGCGCGTCGTTCACCTCGTCGATGTTGACCTCGCCGCGGACGAGCGCGGTGGTCTCGTCTAAGAACTCGATTGGCTCTTCTTCCTCGCTTTCGAGTATCTCACCGACGATTTCCTCGGTCATGTCCTCGGTGGTCGCAAGCCCTTCGGTCGTCCCGAACTCGTCGATGACGATGACCATGTGCATGCGCTCTTTGCGCATCTCTGCGAGCAGGTCATCGACGTTTTTGGATTCGGGGACGTGGAGAACCGGCTCCAACAGGTCTTCTAAGTTGAGGTTCTCGCCGCCCTCACCGTAGTTCAGGTCGCGCACGAGGTCGCGGATGTGGACGACGCCGAGGATGTTGTCGAGGCCGCCTTCGTACACGGGAATCCGCGCGTGGCCGCTCTGGACACACGTCTCGATGGCCTCTTCTAAGCTGGCATCTTTCGGCACGCCAGTCACGTCGAGGCGAGGCGTCATGACCTCCTTTACGATGGTACTGTTAAAGCGGAAGATGCGCTGGAGCATCTCGTGTTCTTCTTCCTCTAAGACACCTTCGCGCTCGC from Haladaptatus sp. ZSTT2 encodes:
- a CDS encoding inorganic phosphate transporter: MVDAGTLLTVVVAGGASFFMAWAIGAGSSGSTPFAPAVGANAISVMRAGFIVGLLGLAGAILQGANVSEAVGRELITGVSLSPLAATVALLTAATLVAIGVFAGYPIATAFTVTGAVVGVGLAAGGNPAWAKYQQITILWVLVPFVGGGTAYATARLLRSPNVNEELAVPALAGLIGLILANVEFAIFGPPGFGDSFAALMAKQASSPPIFGIPLIHILVSLAVALTVALLLARDIRGNKARGQRHFLLALGGLVAFSAGGSQVGLAIGPMLPLLEPYTIPLTATLVGGGCGLLLGSWTGAPRMIKALAQDYSSLGPRRSIAALIPSFAIAQVAVFLGVPVSFNEIIVSAIIGSGYAAQNAGVSRKKMVFTVLAWIGSLALALGVGYGLFSAVSSL
- a CDS encoding hemolysin family protein, whose translation is MGISAATTPLVATPPVPLDVEVFGLQVADGTFIGLGVVAIIGLIALSAFFSSSEIAMFSLAAHRVESLVEDGKPGASVLKDLKDDPHRLLVTILVGNNIANIAMSSIATGLLALLGFSGGESVLIATLGITALVLLFGESAPKSYAVENTESWALKIARPLKLSEYILLPLVVTFDYLTRLVNKVTGGRSSIETSYITRQELQDLLETGEREGVLEEEEHEMLQRIFRFNSTIVKEVMTPRLDVTGVPKDASLEEAIETCVQSGHARIPVYEGGLDNILGVVHIRDLVRDLNYGEGGENLNLEDLLEPVLHVPESKNVDDLLAEMRKERMHMVIVIDEFGTTEGLATTEDMTEEIVGEILESEEEEPIEFLDETTALVRGEVNIDEVNDALEIDLPEGEEFETIAGFIFNRVGRLVEEGEVITYDGVRIQVEKVENTRIMKARVSITPDEELEETDPEEVSS